The following are from one region of the Veillonella nakazawae genome:
- a CDS encoding DUF1294 domain-containing protein, producing the protein MSDTQFWVTVGVWNLIVFSMYGYDKLCAIKGYDRISEFTLLFLAFAFGGIGALLGMVILRHKTLKLKFKLAIPIALLWSVYAVGFGYGLWVK; encoded by the coding sequence ATGAGTGATACACAATTTTGGGTTACTGTAGGCGTATGGAATCTAATTGTATTTAGTATGTATGGCTATGATAAGTTATGTGCTATAAAGGGATATGATCGAATTTCAGAGTTTACATTATTATTTTTAGCATTTGCCTTTGGCGGCATTGGTGCTCTATTAGGTATGGTTATTTTGCGTCATAAGACTTTAAAGCTTAAGTTTAAACTAGCTATTCCTATCGCATTGTTATGGTCTGTTTATGCAGTGGGTTTTGGCTATGGTTTGTGGGTAAAATGA
- a CDS encoding NAD-dependent epimerase/dehydratase family protein, which produces MNICVTGGAGFIGSHLVDRLIGLGHNVLVIDNLSTGMRSFVHESAQFIEMDVRDPKLLSVFEMFKPSIVFHEAAQTMVQSSMENPGYDCDVNLLGLINVLDACRKVKVEQFLMPSSAAVYGDLAVLPLTEELSGMPSSFYGLTKLTAEGYLRIYREAFGLNTVCFRYANVYGPRQGDGGEGGVISIFNRLIVEGKPLTVYGDGEQTRDFIYVEDVVEANINAMGNNNCTGIYNVSTNTGTSVNELITRFRAISGADFMVHYEAERIGDIKHSRLSNAKAERDFGFVASTTLDDGLQKTLEYFKAHHK; this is translated from the coding sequence ATGAATATATGTGTTACTGGTGGGGCTGGATTTATTGGCTCTCATCTTGTTGATCGATTAATTGGATTGGGGCACAATGTGCTCGTTATAGACAATCTATCTACAGGTATGCGTTCTTTTGTACATGAGTCCGCTCAATTTATTGAGATGGATGTACGGGACCCAAAATTATTATCTGTATTTGAAATGTTTAAGCCCTCTATTGTATTCCATGAGGCTGCTCAAACTATGGTGCAGTCCTCAATGGAGAATCCGGGATATGACTGTGATGTTAATTTACTAGGGCTAATAAATGTACTTGATGCCTGTCGTAAGGTGAAAGTTGAACAATTTTTAATGCCATCTTCAGCTGCTGTTTACGGGGACTTAGCAGTGTTACCATTGACTGAAGAACTTAGTGGTATGCCATCATCCTTCTATGGGTTAACCAAGCTTACTGCAGAAGGGTATTTGCGTATTTATCGTGAAGCTTTTGGATTAAATACAGTATGCTTTAGATATGCTAATGTATATGGACCACGTCAAGGTGATGGTGGTGAAGGCGGCGTTATAAGTATTTTCAATCGCTTAATTGTTGAAGGTAAGCCTTTAACCGTATATGGTGATGGGGAACAAACAAGAGACTTTATTTACGTAGAAGATGTGGTAGAAGCTAATATTAATGCTATGGGAAATAATAACTGCACAGGTATTTATAATGTTTCTACCAATACGGGAACATCTGTAAATGAGTTGATTACGCGATTCAGAGCTATTAGTGGTGCCGACTTTATGGTTCATTACGAGGCTGAACGGATAGGTGATATCAAACATTCACGGTTAAGCAATGCAAAGGCGGAACGCGATTTTGGATTTGTAGCATCTACAACATTAGATGATGGCTTACAAAAAACATTAGAATATTTTAAGGCTCATCATAAGTAA
- a CDS encoding viroplasmin family protein, with amino-acid sequence MAKKYYAVRQGRVPGVYTTWADCEKQVKGFGGAIYKSFPTEAEARAFVEDSGLSLSDFMSAHKGESKSLQGTKKITTKVSSGIQNKASVGEAKPDFSHRNHVVAYIDGSYNKGTNTVGAGGVIFLNGTRKTFSFPSTDERYTAFWNVSGELLAAMYVMKYAVDHGIPECSLYYDYMGIEMWATKRWKRNNALTQQYAAFYDSIKNRVRVYFHKVAAHTGDTYNEMADVLAKKGAGI; translated from the coding sequence ATGGCAAAGAAGTATTATGCAGTTCGTCAGGGTCGTGTACCAGGTGTATATACCACATGGGCTGACTGTGAGAAACAGGTAAAAGGCTTTGGTGGGGCTATCTACAAGTCTTTTCCTACGGAAGCAGAAGCTCGTGCCTTTGTAGAAGATTCTGGTTTATCCTTAAGTGATTTTATGAGCGCTCATAAGGGTGAATCAAAATCTTTACAAGGGACGAAGAAGATAACTACAAAGGTTAGTTCTGGCATTCAAAATAAGGCATCCGTAGGTGAGGCAAAACCAGATTTTTCTCACCGAAATCATGTAGTTGCTTATATTGATGGTAGTTATAATAAAGGGACTAATACTGTTGGCGCAGGTGGTGTTATCTTCTTGAATGGGACTAGAAAGACTTTTTCCTTTCCCTCTACTGATGAACGATATACGGCTTTTTGGAATGTGTCTGGCGAGCTATTAGCTGCGATGTATGTTATGAAATATGCTGTTGATCATGGTATTCCTGAATGTTCCTTATATTATGATTATATGGGAATTGAAATGTGGGCTACCAAAAGATGGAAACGCAATAATGCACTAACTCAACAATATGCTGCATTTTATGACTCTATAAAAAATCGTGTGCGCGTATACTTTCACAAGGTGGCAGCACATACGGGCGATACATATAATGAAATGGCTGATGTATTAGCCAAAAAAGGTGCGGGAATTTAG
- the ybaK gene encoding Cys-tRNA(Pro) deacylase yields the protein MSKEKHKKTNALRILDTHKVPYSISEYEWSEDRAAGLHVVEALGLDEKQVFKTLVGKGDKTGYVVFCIPVAAELDMKQAARVSHNKSVELVHVKDLLGITGYLRGGCSPVGMKKLFPAYFDATMEPQDFVYVSAGLRGMQMKVNPKDLASVVNAEFIALTMDH from the coding sequence GTGAGTAAAGAGAAACATAAAAAAACAAACGCATTACGTATTTTAGACACCCATAAGGTTCCTTATAGTATTAGTGAATATGAGTGGTCTGAAGATCGGGCAGCTGGTCTTCATGTAGTGGAAGCATTAGGACTTGATGAAAAACAAGTTTTTAAAACATTAGTTGGTAAGGGCGACAAAACAGGATATGTAGTATTTTGCATTCCTGTTGCAGCTGAATTAGATATGAAACAAGCTGCTCGTGTCAGTCATAATAAGTCTGTAGAGCTTGTTCATGTCAAGGACCTGCTAGGTATTACGGGCTATCTACGAGGAGGATGTTCTCCAGTGGGAATGAAAAAATTATTTCCCGCATATTTTGATGCTACTATGGAGCCTCAAGACTTTGTATATGTAAGTGCTGGTCTTCGAGGGATGCAAATGAAGGTAAATCCAAAAGATTTGGCATCTGTTGTTAATGCTGAATTTATAGCACTTACAATGGATCATTAA
- a CDS encoding nucleoid-associated protein, whose product MQINKAALEIFDFTSSLAVYSEHELKVGDQAIQDYIANHVVKAFKDPAARTGTLHDASPFGKQLVDYKNGNLKFIDLSKNLGESLFTYMKQATDSVVIDTIICEAITDASYICILLCQAHDAFTHQLFSEDDGSLATELVSHKAVLPMPSQKLRAFASINLLDFSVRIFEPKGEFDGEVSYILADKVLQLGTNQSSRDTVKKVKAIVDKVAQAHESDGVVELTTAKSMIAKNAEVSDTVDPVRIVEEVFKANPIQQEAAKKELADADMMRPLPVNREFATKVGEHHKIKTDTGIEISFPVEYMKNREFIEIKTNDDGTLRIELKNINKIVNK is encoded by the coding sequence ATGCAGATTAACAAGGCGGCACTAGAGATTTTCGACTTTACGTCCTCTTTAGCCGTATACTCTGAACATGAATTAAAGGTTGGAGATCAAGCTATACAAGATTATATTGCCAATCATGTAGTTAAGGCGTTCAAAGATCCAGCTGCTAGAACAGGTACCTTGCATGATGCAAGTCCATTTGGTAAACAATTAGTTGATTATAAAAATGGAAATCTTAAGTTTATAGATTTATCTAAGAACTTAGGTGAAAGCTTGTTTACCTATATGAAACAAGCAACGGATTCTGTTGTTATTGATACGATTATCTGTGAAGCTATTACAGATGCATCTTATATCTGTATTCTTTTGTGCCAAGCTCATGATGCTTTTACACATCAACTATTTAGTGAAGATGATGGCAGCTTAGCCACAGAACTTGTTTCTCATAAGGCTGTGTTGCCGATGCCATCACAGAAATTACGAGCTTTTGCATCTATTAATCTACTTGATTTTAGTGTTCGTATTTTTGAACCGAAAGGTGAATTTGATGGTGAAGTATCCTATATTTTAGCCGATAAGGTGTTACAATTAGGTACTAATCAATCCTCTCGAGATACGGTGAAAAAGGTAAAAGCCATTGTAGACAAGGTAGCTCAAGCACACGAGTCGGACGGTGTTGTTGAATTGACGACGGCAAAGTCTATGATTGCTAAAAATGCTGAAGTATCTGATACAGTGGATCCTGTTCGTATTGTGGAAGAGGTATTTAAGGCGAACCCCATTCAACAAGAGGCGGCTAAAAAGGAATTAGCTGATGCAGATATGATGCGTCCATTACCTGTAAACCGTGAGTTTGCTACGAAGGTCGGTGAGCATCACAAAATTAAAACTGACACGGGAATCGAAATTTCATTTCCCGTAGAATATATGAAAAATCGTGAATTCATTGAAATTAAAACTAATGATGATGGAACTTTACGCATTGAATTGAAAAATATTAATAAAATTGTAAATAAATAA
- a CDS encoding AMP-binding protein, with product MTIIERLRQYKELDPHKIALIVDDKKYTYGDLYDAILSIDINDASRIVNVAQTKESPKHIVALIQSQSFVEQLVQWLAGLYTGYIPMVCHNEMDTEYVEELARIIAYKGVAPLADFGVLTSGTTGRPKPLWRSESSWSEFFDIQNDIFHINKDTRIFLHGSFSFTGVSNMVIAVLWSGGTVITTSSLRPNRWIQLIEEYHVDHIYALPTKLRLLVRHCKSKVDSINYIIGGSQVLDRQLMEQLEQICPNMEFILYYGATELNYITYCTGKEWLDREGTVGRPFPSVQIEEQNGVIYVTTKHHIEGIPDTYTVNDCGYIDRDGYLMFNGRQGDVINKGGYKISIPEMELYLQSLQGVSEVAVITINDDIRGEDFIAYMVLEDNTELSKIIELIHHERPSVEWPKAVLEIPMLPLTECSKVDKRKLKEWYNKG from the coding sequence ATGACAATTATTGAACGTTTACGACAATATAAAGAATTAGATCCTCACAAGATTGCTCTAATTGTAGATGATAAAAAGTATACATATGGTGATTTGTATGATGCTATTTTATCCATAGATATTAATGATGCTAGTCGTATAGTAAATGTTGCTCAAACTAAAGAATCACCGAAACATATAGTTGCTTTAATTCAGAGTCAATCATTTGTGGAACAACTTGTACAGTGGCTGGCGGGATTGTATACCGGTTATATTCCTATGGTATGCCATAACGAGATGGATACAGAGTATGTTGAGGAATTGGCTCGTATTATAGCATATAAAGGGGTGGCACCTTTAGCTGACTTTGGTGTACTTACCTCTGGGACTACTGGGCGTCCAAAACCTTTGTGGCGTAGTGAAAGCTCATGGAGCGAGTTCTTTGATATCCAAAACGATATTTTCCATATAAATAAAGATACAAGAATATTCTTACATGGAAGCTTTAGTTTTACTGGTGTTAGTAATATGGTTATCGCTGTGCTATGGTCTGGAGGAACAGTTATTACAACGAGTTCGTTGCGCCCAAATCGATGGATACAGCTTATTGAAGAATATCATGTGGACCATATATATGCATTACCAACAAAATTACGATTATTAGTACGTCATTGCAAAAGTAAAGTAGACTCTATTAACTATATCATCGGAGGATCACAAGTACTGGATCGACAGTTGATGGAACAGTTAGAGCAAATATGTCCGAACATGGAGTTCATTCTTTATTATGGTGCTACTGAGCTTAACTATATAACATATTGTACAGGTAAAGAGTGGTTAGATAGAGAAGGGACTGTGGGAAGACCATTTCCATCTGTCCAAATAGAAGAGCAGAACGGTGTTATTTATGTGACTACAAAGCATCATATTGAAGGTATTCCCGATACTTATACTGTAAATGATTGTGGCTATATTGATAGAGATGGATACCTTATGTTTAACGGACGACAAGGTGATGTCATCAATAAAGGGGGATATAAAATTTCTATTCCCGAAATGGAATTGTATTTACAATCCTTACAGGGCGTTTCTGAAGTGGCTGTTATTACGATTAATGATGATATACGTGGGGAAGACTTTATTGCTTATATGGTATTAGAGGATAATACTGAATTAAGTAAAATTATAGAACTTATTCATCACGAAAGACCTTCAGTAGAATGGCCAAAAGCAGTTCTAGAAATTCCTATGTTACCACTTACAGAATGCTCAAAAGTTGATAAACGAAAACTAAAAGAGTGGTATAATAAAGGGTAA
- a CDS encoding thiolase family protein → MSVYIHGGLRSPIGVLNGQYKNTRPEILGAQLINELIKGHEINSVDCIFCGNAVGTGGNIGRLMGLMSNLSVSTPAVTIDMQCASALMSIEMAYTHIASGVMNSAIAGGIESSSLQPDRIYATGDDRDGLYKVAQFTPQDRSPLAMLEGAERTIHKHNITKEELYPYIIGSHQRATKALDNSFLQSYIMPFSIDGKECVDECIRPKMNEKLLYRMKPLLGKDSITNAGNACLTHDGAAFVYISNEKGPFRIHSIMPWAGNPQFSPEGALESTKAILKRTDLTMDDMDVVEWNEAFAIIDALFDKSYPDHMGKYNMLGGALAYGHPYGCSGAILALHCMAALESCNGRYGLCAIAGAGGTGTALIMERM, encoded by the coding sequence ATGTCAGTATATATTCATGGTGGGCTTAGAAGCCCTATAGGCGTGTTAAACGGCCAATATAAAAATACAAGACCTGAGATATTGGGTGCACAATTGATTAATGAGTTAATTAAAGGACATGAAATTAACTCTGTAGATTGTATTTTTTGTGGTAATGCAGTTGGTACAGGTGGAAATATTGGACGATTAATGGGTTTAATGTCTAATTTATCAGTATCGACGCCTGCTGTAACAATTGATATGCAATGCGCATCAGCATTGATGAGTATTGAGATGGCCTATACACATATTGCGTCAGGCGTGATGAATTCTGCTATTGCTGGTGGCATTGAGAGCTCTTCATTACAACCAGACCGAATTTATGCAACTGGAGATGATCGAGACGGTTTATATAAGGTGGCTCAATTTACTCCTCAAGATCGGTCTCCTTTAGCTATGTTAGAAGGGGCAGAAAGAACCATTCATAAGCACAATATAACTAAGGAAGAGTTATATCCATATATTATAGGAAGTCATCAGAGAGCTACTAAGGCTTTAGATAATTCATTTTTGCAATCTTATATAATGCCTTTTTCTATAGATGGAAAAGAGTGTGTAGATGAATGTATTAGGCCAAAGATGAATGAAAAACTTTTATATAGGATGAAACCATTATTAGGTAAGGACTCTATTACAAATGCTGGCAATGCTTGTTTAACTCATGATGGTGCTGCTTTTGTATACATATCTAATGAAAAAGGGCCGTTTAGAATTCATAGTATCATGCCTTGGGCTGGAAATCCTCAGTTTAGTCCAGAAGGTGCTCTTGAAAGTACTAAAGCTATTTTAAAACGGACAGATTTAACCATGGATGATATGGACGTGGTGGAATGGAATGAAGCCTTCGCCATCATTGATGCTCTCTTTGATAAGTCCTACCCTGATCATATGGGGAAATATAATATGCTTGGTGGTGCATTAGCCTATGGACATCCTTATGGCTGCTCTGGGGCTATTTTAGCTCTTCATTGCATGGCTGCTTTAGAATCCTGTAATGGTCGATACGGTTTATGTGCTATTGCCGGCGCAGGCGGTACAGGAACTGCTTTAATTATGGAACGAATGTAA
- a CDS encoding biotin transporter BioY, translated as MEARRLTKMALLTALLCISAYISFPLPFSPAMVTALTLVATLTGLLLQPKDAFIVFVVYVLLGAVGLPVFVGGTAGLGKLLGPTGGFIFSWPIAYTLLSVFKGPKKSFFSYAWRSLVITIPVVYLFGVAGFMIVTKTELWAALPVVMFPFIPGDIVKCLVASWLATKIKI; from the coding sequence ATGGAAGCAAGACGTTTAACAAAAATGGCTTTATTGACAGCCTTATTATGTATTTCAGCATATATTTCATTTCCATTGCCATTTAGTCCGGCAATGGTAACCGCATTGACTTTGGTGGCGACATTAACAGGCTTATTATTGCAACCAAAGGATGCTTTTATAGTATTTGTCGTGTATGTTCTGCTAGGAGCCGTTGGTTTACCTGTATTCGTTGGGGGGACGGCTGGTCTTGGTAAATTATTGGGACCTACAGGGGGATTTATCTTCTCTTGGCCAATAGCATATACTTTACTAAGTGTATTTAAAGGGCCTAAAAAGAGCTTTTTCTCTTATGCATGGCGCTCTCTTGTAATTACAATTCCTGTAGTATACCTATTTGGTGTGGCAGGCTTTATGATTGTTACGAAAACAGAACTTTGGGCGGCGTTGCCTGTAGTTATGTTCCCATTTATTCCTGGGGATATCGTAAAATGTCTCGTTGCATCCTGGCTAGCAACTAAAATTAAAATTTAG
- the galU gene encoding UTP--glucose-1-phosphate uridylyltransferase GalU yields the protein MQRIRKAVIPAAGFGTRFLPATKAQPKEMLPIVDTPAIQYIVKEALDSGIEEILIITGRNKRAIEDHFDSSVELELLLQSQGKNKQLAMIKDLADIKVHFIRQKAPRGLGDAVLCAKAFIGDEPFAVLLGDDIVYNPENPCLKQLIECYDEHPGIILGAQFVPEDKVSSYGIVSGEALADNLYRVHNLVEKPKKEDAPSTLAVLGRYILTPDIFNILENTKPGVGNEVQLTDALAASKTDTYALAYEGIRYDTGDKLGYLKATVEYALRNEELGENFKAYLKELDLK from the coding sequence ATGCAACGTATTAGAAAGGCCGTTATTCCAGCAGCTGGCTTTGGTACACGGTTCTTACCAGCTACTAAAGCACAACCAAAGGAAATGCTTCCTATTGTAGATACACCAGCTATCCAATATATTGTGAAAGAAGCACTAGATTCTGGTATTGAAGAAATCCTAATCATTACAGGTCGTAATAAACGTGCTATTGAAGATCATTTTGATAGCAGTGTTGAACTAGAATTGCTTTTACAAAGCCAAGGTAAAAATAAACAGTTGGCTATGATTAAGGATTTAGCGGATATTAAGGTTCACTTTATTCGTCAAAAAGCTCCACGTGGTCTTGGCGATGCTGTACTATGTGCAAAAGCTTTTATTGGTGATGAACCATTTGCTGTATTGCTTGGTGATGATATTGTATATAATCCTGAAAATCCATGCTTAAAACAGTTAATTGAGTGTTATGACGAACATCCTGGTATTATTCTAGGGGCTCAATTTGTACCGGAAGATAAAGTCAGCTCTTATGGTATCGTATCTGGTGAAGCATTAGCGGATAATTTATATCGCGTTCATAACTTGGTGGAAAAACCAAAAAAAGAAGATGCGCCGTCTACACTTGCTGTATTAGGTCGTTATATTTTAACTCCAGATATTTTCAATATTTTGGAAAATACAAAACCAGGCGTAGGTAATGAGGTTCAATTGACTGATGCGTTAGCAGCATCTAAAACTGACACCTATGCATTGGCCTATGAAGGCATTCGTTACGATACAGGTGATAAACTAGGTTACTTGAAAGCTACTGTTGAGTATGCATTGCGCAATGAAGAATTAGGTGAAAACTTCAAGGCATACTTAAAAGAGCTAGATCTTAAATAA
- a CDS encoding LptA/OstA family protein — translation MRKRKVQWLAAACVFCLAQPVWAATESTTVYQDQLDSVDQSYLGEISKASTPDNSNIRVVRRGEKAKSDQPTEQLPTRIDADKMSYTGSTGDVYAQGDVVVTQGNQTLMSPRIEGNTKTTEYRTVGGYHFLENGGKTKDITGQNMTYRTSDHHFTADQAFGWNDPYYVKGQNATFDGETGHMEKGMVTTKHAMAFKHTPDYRVEGQDIKVYPGDKVVIKKPSFYIKNFKVLSLPSYTASLRHDKEGKFSIFSLVPKPTYSSDDGIGLHGSTEYPIGKHGEAYIDYRWYSKSGFKPKVGYRHYLPWATASIGYSKESNEYNDETVWVEKIGEVRLDTHTYHVGKSPVTVRGGVNAGYWKEGSVKGSHKEYYTEVSHDPIKLWKNADLRFLGGYQRDYYGYNGTIRSMPYWGARFQSKVGNRANVWVSYNQRNISYNNSPYRFDTTELPKELIYGGSYKLTRLDDVSVSVKTNMMSGDIDSVYYTWHRDLHSFDMYLTYRDAHRSNNDQWKIKFVGKDF, via the coding sequence ATGAGGAAACGTAAAGTACAATGGCTGGCAGCGGCATGTGTTTTCTGTTTAGCACAACCAGTATGGGCCGCTACAGAGTCAACCACGGTATATCAAGATCAATTGGATAGCGTTGATCAATCCTATCTTGGAGAAATCTCTAAAGCATCTACACCTGACAATAGTAATATCCGTGTTGTACGTCGTGGTGAAAAGGCAAAGTCTGATCAACCTACAGAACAGTTGCCGACTCGTATTGATGCAGATAAAATGTCCTATACAGGGTCCACTGGTGATGTATATGCACAAGGTGATGTAGTAGTGACTCAAGGTAATCAAACTTTGATGTCTCCGCGTATAGAAGGTAATACGAAAACTACAGAATATCGTACTGTTGGTGGATATCACTTTTTAGAAAATGGTGGTAAAACTAAGGATATTACAGGTCAAAATATGACATATCGTACTAGTGATCACCATTTTACAGCCGATCAAGCTTTTGGTTGGAATGACCCTTACTATGTAAAAGGGCAAAATGCTACATTTGATGGTGAAACTGGTCATATGGAAAAAGGCATGGTTACCACAAAACATGCGATGGCTTTTAAACATACACCTGACTATCGTGTAGAAGGTCAAGATATCAAGGTATATCCTGGCGATAAAGTAGTTATCAAAAAACCATCCTTCTATATTAAAAACTTCAAGGTTTTATCTTTGCCTTCTTATACAGCATCTCTTCGTCATGATAAAGAGGGTAAATTTAGTATTTTTTCCTTGGTTCCAAAACCTACATATAGTAGTGATGATGGCATTGGTTTGCATGGTAGTACAGAGTATCCAATCGGTAAGCATGGTGAAGCCTATATTGATTACCGTTGGTATTCAAAGTCTGGATTTAAACCAAAAGTAGGCTATAGACATTATTTGCCTTGGGCTACTGCATCCATAGGTTACAGTAAAGAATCTAATGAGTATAACGATGAAACTGTATGGGTAGAAAAGATTGGTGAAGTTCGTTTAGATACTCATACATATCATGTTGGTAAATCTCCTGTTACTGTACGTGGTGGTGTAAACGCGGGCTATTGGAAAGAGGGTTCTGTAAAAGGTTCTCATAAAGAGTATTATACAGAAGTATCTCATGATCCAATTAAGCTTTGGAAAAATGCAGATTTACGTTTCTTAGGTGGTTACCAACGAGATTATTATGGTTATAATGGTACGATTCGTAGCATGCCTTATTGGGGCGCTCGTTTCCAATCTAAAGTGGGAAATCGTGCTAATGTATGGGTTAGTTATAATCAACGTAATATTTCTTATAACAACTCTCCATATCGATTCGATACCACAGAGCTTCCTAAGGAGCTTATTTATGGTGGTTCTTATAAATTAACTCGCTTGGATGATGTTTCTGTCAGTGTGAAAACAAATATGATGAGTGGTGACATTGATTCTGTGTACTATACATGGCATCGTGATTTGCATTCCTTTGATATGTATTTGACATATAGAGATGCTCATAGAAGCAACAATGATCAATGGAAGATCAAATTTGTGGGCAAAGACTTTTAA
- the hypE gene encoding hydrogenase expression/formation protein HypE → MERVRLVHGNGGRYSHELTERFILKYFTNDLLAPLHDGAQFPVTAGRMAFSTDSYVVQPTFFPGGNIGKLAVCGTVNDLAMNGAIPQYLSCGLILEEGLAFDELDEILHTMSDMAKAANVQIVTGDTKVVKKGEVDKIYINTAGIGMIPEGIDIGPHRVKAGMDVILSGAIGDHSIAVMGQRFGLDLSDALKTDCAPLNNMVHAVLDKVGPQVALLRDPTRGGLGTVLKEIADQSQVGIKVEEAAIPIHAEVQSVCDILGYDPLYLANEGKVVLVVDPSVTDEVLSILHSFEEGKESVLIGKTLDKNIGKVGLQTAIGGVRLIDLLGEDQVPRIC, encoded by the coding sequence ATGGAGCGAGTTCGCTTAGTCCATGGAAACGGTGGTCGATATAGTCATGAGTTGACCGAGCGTTTTATTTTGAAATACTTTACAAATGATTTATTGGCTCCTTTACATGATGGTGCTCAATTTCCCGTTACAGCAGGACGTATGGCGTTTTCTACAGATTCCTATGTAGTACAACCAACGTTTTTCCCTGGCGGTAATATTGGTAAATTAGCTGTCTGTGGTACTGTGAATGATTTAGCCATGAATGGTGCTATTCCACAATATTTGAGTTGTGGACTTATCTTAGAAGAAGGATTGGCTTTTGATGAGCTAGATGAAATTCTTCATACTATGTCGGATATGGCTAAAGCTGCAAATGTACAAATTGTTACAGGAGACACTAAGGTTGTTAAAAAGGGCGAGGTAGATAAAATCTACATAAATACAGCGGGGATTGGCATGATTCCGGAGGGGATTGATATTGGTCCGCATCGTGTGAAAGCGGGAATGGATGTTATCTTATCTGGTGCTATTGGCGATCATTCTATTGCTGTTATGGGACAACGATTTGGATTGGATCTATCTGATGCGTTAAAAACTGACTGTGCTCCTTTAAATAACATGGTTCATGCTGTACTTGATAAAGTGGGACCTCAAGTGGCTCTATTGCGAGATCCTACACGGGGTGGCTTAGGGACTGTTTTAAAAGAAATTGCAGATCAAAGCCAAGTGGGTATTAAGGTAGAAGAAGCGGCTATACCAATTCACGCCGAAGTACAATCTGTTTGTGATATTTTGGGATATGATCCGTTATATTTAGCAAATGAAGGAAAGGTTGTACTCGTAGTAGATCCATCCGTTACAGATGAAGTTCTATCTATTCTTCACAGCTTTGAAGAAGGTAAAGAATCGGTGCTAATTGGCAAAACATTAGATAAGAATATTGGCAAGGTTGGTTTGCAAACTGCTATTGGTGGTGTTCGCTTAATCGATTTGTTAGGTGAAGATCAAGTTCCTCGTATCTGCTAA